In Hyphomicrobium denitrificans 1NES1, the genomic stretch ACGTCTTTCGCCATCACCCTATGGGCTGCGACGCGCAGTTCGGCGCCCGACATGACAAGTCTTGGCTGGCTGATTGTCGGAGTGCTTTTAGCATTCGCGATCGTGATTTTGTTCGGCCTCGCGGGATGGGCACGTCAAAAATGGGGGCGCACCAACGCGCCGCCCTCGACTGCAGCGGCAGCGACACCGTTAGCGACCATGCTCCGGATTCAAACCTATTCAGATGCGAGGCTGCCGACACGGCGTCAGCAGGAAAATATCTGGAGGTGGTATACTTTAAGCAATCGCATTCGGGGTAGGGACGCTAACGGTACCGAAACCGATATTGCGATTCAGTTCTTTGTGTTTCTCGTATTTGAGACGCCCGTCGCAGTAGGGCAGGTTCTTGTCTCGTCACCGGATATGCAACTGCCGTCTCATGAAGTGAAAGACTCTGGACCTAGGCACGCCATCATCGTGTTTAACGGTGGCGTCAGTGCCGGAGAAATTGAAGTTAGGGTAGCTCCGCCGTAACTACCTAACTCTTCTTGTCGAGCTTCTTTCGGCAGAACGACGCGATCAGCTGAACTTCAATTCCTTATATTCCTTCAAGAGACGCTTCGCGTGATCACGCGCCTTTTCCCCCTTGACGCTCCCCAAGGTTTTCAACAGCGGCCAACCATTAAAAAGAATGAATTCGTCAAGCTTCGCTTCCATTTCGGCCATCGGCACGGTGAGGTTTTGGCGATGTTGGTCCTCGAAGTACCGCAGGATCATTTCGATCACGCGATATTTCGTCTTCTGTTCGTCGGGAAGAAGGTAGTTTGTTCCAACCGTCACGTCCTTCTGCGTCGGCACACCGCGTTTGCCGGTGTGATACGTCAAACCCATGTCAGGCTTTGTCACGTCGGCGCGGCTCATAATCAATTCCGCTGATGTCATGGGTTTGCGATCTGCGGTGGCAACCCAAAGCATCTTATTCTCGATTGATGCGAAGAAGTGCTCTGCCGCTTCGCCAGAGCCTTTGTAATCCGGGCAAAGAGTGCACAACCGCTTTACCTCGCGATATGCATTCGCGCCAGACGCTCGAATTTCGTCGACGATATCGCGCAGCTCGGCGACCAAACCGGGATCGTCTGGCTCTTTGAGCCGGCGCTTGTCGATAACGAAGCCCTTGGTAGCAAACTGAACTAAAAGCGCAGTCGCCCACTTGCGAAACAGCACACCCGCAGCGGAGTTGACGCGGTAGCCGACGTAGAACGCAACATCCAGAGTGTAATGTAGGGTTTCGCGTCTGACATCGCGATTCCCCTCTTTTTGAACTACCGGAAATTTTCCGGTAGTTGCCGCCTGCAACTCGCCATCTGCGACAAACTTTTTAATGTGATCGCCGACGGTGTCGG encodes the following:
- the rhuM gene encoding RhuM family protein; the protein is MTRPKKTYEKPLKLDMEFDEALGRFAQVWPSELPGKGVAVTDGDGPVHLIEDDTGDRFLIYVDDQGVHHELRYSGDQPWFTQKQLAQMFGVDTDTVGDHIKKFVADGELQAATTGKFPVVQKEGNRDVRRETLHYTLDVAFYVGYRVNSAAGVLFRKWATALLVQFATKGFVIDKRRLKEPDDPGLVAELRDIVDEIRASGANAYREVKRLCTLCPDYKGSGEAAEHFFASIENKMLWVATADRKPMTSAELIMSRADVTKPDMGLTYHTGKRGVPTQKDVTVGTNYLLPDEQKTKYRVIEMILRYFEDQHRQNLTVPMAEMEAKLDEFILFNGWPLLKTLGSVKGEKARDHAKRLLKEYKELKFS